A stretch of the Bacillus anthracis str. Vollum genome encodes the following:
- a CDS encoding LysR family transcriptional regulator, with product MDLEAVRSFIEVKNTRSLSKASKILHISQPALSKQIQRLEADLEVTLLKRSAQGVELTSAGELFIKRMLPVLEHIHEVKAEMKKFQEKRNISIGILPSLAAHYISKCKDILGDGFEVEWKIEHTKVLMGLFKERKIEAIFIDSVVEGATCIKEIREEKIVCVVSNDHLYKEKTVIRMEDLQNEKLIVYPEICDVRKMITHMFQGIGAKPIIAFETSYAEPMLAMVGAGLGITLLPEMSVEQAVKQGNVHAISIEPPLVRKIYFVSHMEEGPLLHSFDDER from the coding sequence ATGGATTTGGAGGCAGTACGATCGTTTATTGAAGTGAAGAATACGCGAAGTTTATCAAAGGCGAGTAAGATTTTACATATTTCTCAGCCGGCGCTTAGTAAACAAATTCAAAGGTTAGAAGCGGATTTAGAGGTTACTTTATTGAAGCGTTCCGCGCAAGGAGTAGAATTAACAAGTGCTGGAGAGTTATTTATAAAAAGAATGTTACCGGTTTTGGAACACATACATGAAGTGAAAGCTGAAATGAAGAAGTTTCAAGAGAAGAGGAACATTTCGATAGGCATATTGCCAAGTTTAGCAGCACATTACATATCAAAATGTAAAGATATATTAGGTGACGGGTTTGAAGTAGAATGGAAAATTGAGCATACAAAAGTACTGATGGGACTGTTTAAAGAACGGAAGATTGAAGCGATCTTCATCGATTCAGTAGTAGAAGGCGCTACGTGTATAAAAGAAATACGAGAAGAAAAAATTGTTTGTGTCGTTTCAAATGATCATCTTTATAAAGAGAAAACAGTAATCCGAATGGAAGATTTGCAAAATGAAAAGTTAATCGTATACCCAGAAATCTGTGATGTTAGGAAAATGATTACGCATATGTTTCAAGGGATAGGTGCGAAACCGATCATTGCATTTGAAACTTCTTATGCAGAACCGATGCTTGCAATGGTTGGTGCTGGACTTGGTATCACGTTACTTCCAGAAATGTCAGTAGAGCAAGCGGTAAAGCAAGGGAATGTGCATGCGATTTCTATTGAACCGCCACTTGTGCGCAAAATTTATTTCGTATCTCATATGGAAGAAGGCCCTTTGTTGCATTCATTTGATGATGAGAGGTAA